From a region of the Oscillatoria salina IIICB1 genome:
- the accD gene encoding acetyl-CoA carboxylase, carboxyltransferase subunit beta, whose translation MSLFDWFANREKSEPNTQQKQEREIADGLWSKCSACGVLAYTKDLQANHMVCSECNHHMLVGSSERIRQLIDDRTWKALDESIHPTDPLKFRDRKPYSDRLHDYQQKTGLIDAVKTGIGKLNNLDVALGVMDFRFMGGSMGSVVGEKLTRLIEQATKNSLPVIIVCASGGARMQEGMLSLMQMAKISGALQKHREAKLLYIPILTHPTTGGVTASFAMLGDIILAEPKATIGFAGRRVIEQTLREKLPENFQSAEYLLKHGFVDAIVSRPQLKKTLTQLIRLHQPVSPVFTDANAENGHHHVVS comes from the coding sequence ATGTCCCTATTTGATTGGTTTGCAAATCGAGAAAAATCGGAACCAAATACTCAACAAAAACAAGAAAGAGAGATTGCAGATGGTTTGTGGAGTAAATGTAGCGCTTGTGGCGTTTTAGCTTACACCAAAGACTTACAAGCAAATCACATGGTTTGTAGCGAATGTAATCATCATATGTTGGTTGGTTCCTCCGAACGCATTCGCCAATTAATTGACGATCGCACTTGGAAAGCTTTAGACGAATCAATTCATCCCACCGATCCTTTAAAATTTCGCGATCGCAAACCTTATAGCGATCGCCTCCACGACTACCAGCAGAAAACTGGTTTAATCGATGCAGTCAAAACTGGAATTGGGAAACTTAATAATCTCGATGTCGCGCTGGGAGTGATGGATTTTCGCTTTATGGGTGGAAGCATGGGTTCTGTCGTCGGCGAAAAATTGACTCGCTTGATCGAACAAGCAACCAAAAATAGCTTACCAGTAATCATCGTTTGTGCATCTGGTGGCGCGAGGATGCAAGAAGGAATGTTGAGTTTAATGCAAATGGCAAAAATCTCCGGTGCGCTGCAAAAACATCGGGAAGCCAAGTTACTTTATATCCCCATTTTGACTCATCCAACTACTGGAGGCGTAACTGCTAGTTTTGCCATGCTAGGAGATATTATTTTAGCCGAACCAAAAGCCACGATTGGCTTTGCGGGAAGAAGAGTAATCGAGCAAACGCTACGAGAAAAGTTACCAGAGAATTTTCAATCGGCAGAATATCTGTTAAAACATGGTTTTGTAGACGCGATCGTCTCTCGTCCTCAACTCAAGAAAACTTTGACTCAATTAATTCGCTTACATCAGCCCGTAAGTCCAGTTTTTACCGATGCCAATGCCGAAAATGGACATCATCATGTCGTAAGTTAA